The following are from one region of the Streptomyces sp. NBC_01264 genome:
- a CDS encoding SpoIIE family protein phosphatase, protein MEAIKNPVVVVGLAQRAGTEPPCADGVDVQRCGGRVSAAVVDGAGHHPDTVRYSAIAPAVITHIGTALGGLAGLMTAGQMAAAYDQPPHASAVYACVEPGQPASVHWIGDCRAYGWREGAGLTLWSDDQTMGQWLRRNGGAAVQLEAARHDNWSRLGLAQASAATCRQVQIPEEAAALVLLVSDGVSDQVDRETFVRLCRAYATEPQALADALVAAAEPDADGYRDDATVVVLLCG, encoded by the coding sequence ATGGAAGCGATCAAGAACCCGGTGGTCGTGGTGGGGCTGGCGCAGCGGGCGGGGACGGAGCCGCCGTGCGCGGACGGCGTGGACGTGCAGCGGTGCGGGGGCAGGGTGTCCGCGGCGGTGGTCGACGGCGCCGGCCACCACCCGGACACCGTGCGGTACTCCGCGATCGCCCCGGCGGTGATCACGCACATCGGCACGGCGCTGGGCGGGCTGGCCGGGCTGATGACGGCCGGGCAGATGGCCGCGGCCTACGACCAGCCGCCACACGCGTCGGCCGTGTACGCCTGCGTGGAGCCGGGGCAGCCGGCGTCCGTGCACTGGATCGGGGACTGCCGGGCGTACGGCTGGCGGGAGGGCGCCGGGCTCACCCTGTGGTCCGACGACCAGACCATGGGCCAGTGGCTGCGCCGGAACGGAGGGGCGGCCGTGCAGCTCGAGGCGGCGAGGCACGACAACTGGTCCCGCCTGGGGCTCGCGCAGGCCAGCGCGGCGACGTGCCGGCAGGTGCAGATCCCCGAGGAGGCCGCCGCCCTGGTGCTGCTGGTGTCCGACGGGGTGTCCGACCAGGTCGACCGGGAGACGTTCGTACGGCTGTGCCGCGCGTACGCGACCGAGCCGCAGGCCCTCGCCGACGCCCTGGTGGCCGCGGCGGAGCCCGACGCAGACGGCTACCGGGACGACGCCACCGTGGTGGTCCTGCTCTGCGGCTGA
- the yidD gene encoding membrane protein insertion efficiency factor YidD: MARQRGNTRHGANGAGRANRKENCAEACADSCYWNRTCCPEMWLASLALLAVRPGPASPASTDPAAPRPAGRAAGVLYGAVRRYRTTVSPVRPACCPYTPSCSTYAVKALHRHGALRGGRLALARLLRCRPGAARRRGFHDPVPD; this comes from the coding sequence GTGGCACGGCAGCGCGGGAACACGAGGCACGGCGCAAACGGCGCGGGCAGGGCGAACCGCAAGGAGAACTGCGCCGAGGCGTGCGCGGATAGCTGCTACTGGAACCGGACGTGCTGCCCCGAGATGTGGCTGGCCTCTCTCGCCCTGCTCGCCGTGCGGCCCGGCCCCGCCAGCCCGGCAAGCACCGATCCAGCGGCGCCCCGTCCGGCCGGCCGGGCCGCGGGCGTGCTGTACGGGGCGGTGCGGCGCTACCGGACGACAGTCAGCCCCGTCCGGCCCGCCTGCTGCCCGTACACGCCGAGCTGCTCGACGTACGCGGTCAAGGCTCTGCACCGACACGGCGCGCTGCGCGGCGGCCGGCTGGCCCTGGCACGCCTGCTGCGGTGTCGGCCGGGGGCAGCTCGGCGGCGCGGGTTCCATGACCCGGTGCCGGACTGA